The genomic region CGGCCGTTGTCGATCCAGATGCCGCGCTCCAGCGGGAGCCTCATCAGCATCGGGATGCGCAGATCGGGCCGCTCGGGCAGGTGCAGGTCGCCCAGGCGCAGGGCCAGCGGGCTCTCCTCGGGCAGCCCGTTCGACCGGCTGTCGTGCCAGACGGGGTTGTCCCAGCGGGCGTACGCGGCCGGCAGCGCGGGCTCGACGACCTCCGACTCGGCGATCAGCTGGGCGAGGTCCCGGTCGAGGACGGCCTGGGCCTGGGCGACGAGCTCCTCGCGGCGCGCCCGGGCGGTGTCGCGGGCGGCGTTCCCGGAGCCTCCGAGGCGGTGGCGCGGGTCTGACAGGGCCTCGTCGAGCTCGCGGTCCATGCGGGAATCGGCGAAGTCGACGGCGCTGCGGTACGCGGCGACCGTGCGGGACAGGTCCTCGAACATGCCCCACACCTGGTTGTAGAGCCGCTCCTCCATGGACCAGCCGCTGGCGTCCCCGGCGACGGGCTGCGGGAACTGCCCGGGCTCCGTCGGCGGGGCGGCCTGCGGCGCGGGCTCGGGCGGCTCGGTGCTGGCGCGGCGGCGCCGCGGGTGGGCGTAGCTGATGGTGGGCGGGGAGTCCGCGGTGTCGCCGCCCGGGGCGGGGTGCGGCGCGGGGCCGGGCGTACCGGCGTAGGGAACCCCGGAGACGGGGACCGGGCCTTGGGGCTCGGGAGTGGGCGCAGGGGCCTGGGCGGCAGCCCCGGCCGCTGTCCGCGGGGCGCGCAGATCACCGGCCAGGCTCGTCCGGTTGGAGAGCGTGCCGCCCGCCTGCCCGGTCCCCGCGGCCGTCGCCAGTGCGGCGGCGGCGAGCGCGGTGGCCTCCGGTGCGGCCAGTCCGCCGTCGGCCAGCAGGGCGTCGAGGCCGTCGGCGTATCCCTGGCCCACGGCCCGGACCTTCCAGGCGCCCTGGCGGCGGTACAGCTCCAGGGCCACGACGGCCGTCTCCGCATCCAGCCCGGTCAGGGTGTATCCGGCGAGCTCGGCGCCCTCCGGGTCGGCCACGGCCACGTAGGAGGACGGGACCGCGCCGAAGCGCACCGGGCCGCCGGGCGGCAGGACGAGCAGTACGCCGACCCGGTGGACCTGCGGGGCGACCGCGTCGAGGTCGACGGCGAAGGTGTGCCGCTCGGCGAGCTCCCCCGGCGCGCGGACCCCCGGGAGGGTCCGGGCGCCCGGGTGTGCCAGTGCCCCGGGGCCTTCGAGCCTGCCCTGTTCGTCGGAGAGCGAGGCCAGGGCGAGCACGGGTGTGCCCGCCGAGACCCTGATCTCCACCCGGCTGTGGGACACGGGGTGGTTCTGCCCCCGGACCAGTTCGGCCGTCATCGTGCAGCCCTCCCCCGTGCCTTCTTCTCTTGTTGCGTCTGTTGCGTCGGTTGCGTCTTACAGGTGCGGCAGGATCGCCGGCATCAGGTCCTGGAACGTACGGCCGTTGGCCGGGTTGCCGAGAGCCGTCATCTGCCAGCCGGCGCCCGAACGCGACACCTTCGCCATGATCTGCGCCGTGTACTGGCCGCCGCCGTCGAGGGTGTAGCGGGCCAGTTCCTGGCCGTTGGTCTCGTCGACGATGCGGCAGAACGCGTTCTGCACTTCCTGGAACGTCTGGCCGGTGAACGAGTTCACCGTGAAGACGATCTGGTCGATGTGCACCGGCACGCGCTGGAGGTCGACGAGGATCGCCTCGTCGTCCCCGCCCTGGCCGACACCGCCGACGAGGTTGTCACCGGTGTGCCGTACCGAGCCGTCGTCGCTCTGCAGGTGCCGGAAGAAGACGACGTCCACCGGCTGCTTGTCGGCGAAGAGTACCGCCGACGCGTCCAGGTCGATCTCCTGGGTCCGCGACCCGAACAGCCCGCGGCGCTTGGCCGCCTGCCAGCCGAGGCCCATCCGGACCGCGGTCAGCGTGCCCCCGTCCGACTTCTGCAGACTGATGGCCTGACCCTTGGTCATGTTGACCGTCACGCGCTGTCCCCTCTCCATGGCCCGCCCCGACAACGGGGGCGCAGCGTGTACCTGCGGCTGTGACCCAACCCTACTGACAGGCCCCGGGTCAGGCGAGGCCCGCTTCCTTCATCTGTCGCAGCTCCTTCTTCAGCTCGCCGACCTCGTCCCGGATCCGGGCCGCGACCTCGAACTGCAACTCCGCGGCCGCCCCGCGCATCCGCTCGGTCATCTGCTCGATGAGCGAGGCCAGTTCGGCGGCGGGCCGGTCGGTGAGCACCTCGCCCTTGGCCGCGCCCTTCGCGCCCTTGCCGCCCGCCTTGCCCTTGGTCTGGGCCGCCTTGCCGCCGAGCGCCGGCACCGGAGCCTTGGCCCCCTTGCCGTCGGCCGCCTGTCGGTACCCGGTGCCGAGGAGCTGCTCGGTGTCCAGTTCCTCGCGGGCGATGGTGGCGACGATGTCGTTGATCTTCTTGCGCAGCGGCTGCGGGTCGATCCCGTTGGCCGTGTTGTAGGCGACCTGCTTCTCCCGGCGGCGGTTGGTCTCGTCGATCGCCTGCGCCATCGCCGGGGTGATGCTGTCCGCGTACATGTGGACCTGGCCCGACACGTTGCGCGCGGCGCGGCCGATGGTCTGGATCAGGGAGGTACCCGAGCGCAGGAAGCCCTGCTTGTCGGCATCGAGGATCGCCACCAGCGAGACCTCGGGCAGGTCGAGGCCCTCGCGCAGCAGGTTGATGCCGACCAGGACGTCGAACTCGCCGGACCGGAGCTCGCGCAGCAGCTCGATGCGGCGCAGCGTGTCCACGTCGCTGTGCAGGTAGCGGACCTGGATGCCGAGCTCCAGGAAGTAGTCCGTGAGGTCCTCGGCCATCTTCTTGGTGAGGGTGGTGACCAGGACCCGCTCGTCCTTCTCCACCCGCTCGCGGATCTCGTGCACCAGGTCGTCGATCTGGCCCTCGGTCGGCTTGACCACGACCTCGGGGTCGATGAGGCCGGTGGGGCGGATGATCTGCTCGACGAAGCCGTCGCCGCGCGAGAGCTCGTACTTGCCGGGGGTCGCCGACAGGTAGACGGTCTGCCCGATGCGCTCCTGGAACTCCTCCCACTTCAGCGGCCGGTTGTCGAGCGCGGACGGCAGCCGGAATCCGTGGTCGACCAGGGTCCGCTTGCGCGAGGCGTCGCCCTCGTACATGGCGCCGATCTGCGGCACGGTGACGTGCGACTCGTCGATGACGAGGAGGAAGTCCTCCGGGAAGTAGTCGATGAGGGTGTTGGGCGCGGAGCCCGGCTCGCGGTCGTCCATGTGCAGCGAGTAGTTCTCGATGCCGGAGCAGGACCCGATCTGCCGCATCATCTCCAGGTCGTACGTGGTGCGCATGCGCAGCCGCTGGGCCTCCAGCATCTTGCCCTGCTTCTCCAGCTCGGCGAGGCGCTGGGCCAGTTCGGCCTCGATGCCGCGGACCGCCTTCTCCATGCGCTCGGGGCCGGCGACGTAGTGGCTGGCGGGGAACACGTACAGCTCGCGGTCCTCGCTGATGACCTCGCCGGTCAGCGGGTGCAGGGTGGACAGGGCCTCGATCTCGTCGCCGAACATCTCGATGCGGACGGCCAGTTCCTCGTAGACCGGGAAGATCTCGATGGTGTCGCCGCGCACCCGGAAGGTGCCGCGGGTGAACGCCACGTCGTTGCGGGTGTACTGGATGTCGACGAAGCGGCGCAGGAGCTGGTCCCGGTCGATCTCCTCGCCCACCTTGAGGGAGACCATCCGGTCGACGTACTCCTGCGGGGTGCCGAGGCCGTAGATGCAGGACACGGAGGCGACGACGATGACGTCGCGCCGGGTCAGGAGCGAGTTGGTGGCGGAGTGGCGCAGCCGCTCCACCTCCTCGTTGATCGAGGAGTCCTTCTCGATGTAGGTGTCCGACTGCGGAACGTAGGCCTCGGGCTGGTAGTAGTCGTAGTACGAGACGAAGTACTCGACGGCGTTGTTCGGCAGGAGCTCCCGGAACTCGTTCGCCAGCTGGGCGGCGAGGGTCTTGTTCGGCGCCATCACCAGGGTGGGGCGCTGGAGCTTCTCGATCATCCACGCGGTGGTCGCCGACTTGCCTGTGCCGGTCGCGCCCAGCAGGACGACATCCTTCTCACCTGCACGGATGCGCTTCTCCAGCTCGGCGATGGCCGTCGGCTGGTCGCCGCTGGGCTTGTAGGGGCTGACGACCTCGAAAGGCGCCACCGTGCGTTCGATCTTCGATACGGGCCGCATGACTCAACCGTACGACCCCCCACTGACACTCAGGTGACGCGCGGGCGGATCCGCTCGGGTCCGGGCCGGTCCGCGCGCGCCCGCGGGGCGCTCGTACACGGCTGCCCGGCCGGACCCGCCTCACACGTTCTGGTCCGTTTGTCGTAGTTCGGTGGCGGCCCCGTGATCTTCAACCCCATGATCGCGGTGAAGGCCCCGCTGTGAAGTGCATCGCCACAAAGTCTGCCGCTCCGCACCCGTCTGACGCAGGAACAGGGCTCCCGACCAGAGGAGAACGCACATGTACGTCCGACCCGCCGCCGCGGCCGCCGCCGCATTCCTGGGCTTCACCCTCACCCTGCTGGGCGGGACGGCGTCGTACGCCGCCACCGGCCCCGACTCCCCCACGACCGCCCGGGCGGCGCTGGGAGGACCCGTCGTGTACGCCCACCGGGGGGCCTCGGCGTACGCCCCGGAGAACACCCTCGACTCGATCGACCTGGCGATGCGGCTGGGCTTCGAATGGGTCGAGAACGACGTGCAGCGCACCCGGGACGGCGAGCTGGTGGTCATCCACGACGACACCCTGGCCCGGACCACCGACGTCGAGCAGGTGTTCCCCGGCCGCCAGCCGTGGCGGGTCAAGGACTTCACGGCCGCGGAGATCGCCCGGCTGGACGCGGGCAGCTGGTTCGGGGAGGAGTACTGGGGCGCCCGGGTGCCGACCCTGCGCGAGTACCTCGACCGGGTATCGCGCAACCAGCAGCGGCTGCTGCTGGAGATCAAGAAGCCGGAGCTCTACCCCGGGATCGAGGAGCAGACCCTGAAGGTACTGGACGAGGCCGGCTGGCTCGACCGGCGCCACGTGACGCAGCGCCTGGTGGTGCAGAGCTTCAGCGCGGACAGCGTCCGCATCGTGCACGGCCTGCGCCCGGACCTCGTGACGGCCTTCCTGGGCACCCCGGCGGTGGCGGACCTGCCGCGGTACGCCCAGTTCACCGACCGGATCAACCCGTGGCACACCACGATCTCGGCCGACTGGGTCTCGGCGGTGCACGGCCTGCTGGGAGCCCACGGCAAGGCCATGGAGGTGGACACCTGGATCGTGGACGACGCCGCGACCGCCCGGAAGGTCCAGGCGATGGGCGTGGACGGGATCATCACCAACGCCCCGGATGTCGTCCAGGAGGCGGTGGGCGGCTACTGAGCCGGGCCCGCACGGGCGGTGCCGCGAGCGTCGCCGGCGCCGTCGGTGCTGTCGGCGCTGTCGGCGCTGTCGGCGCTGTCGGCGGGGCGCCGTACCGTGGACGCGTGGACAGCACCGAGCGGCCCCGCGGGCCGCGCCTCGAATGGACCGTCGTCGCCAGCGACATCGGACCTCTGCTCCTGGCCGCGACACCTGAGGGTCTGGTCCGGGTCGAGTTCCATGCCGGGCCGGACCGGGTCGACGCCATGATCGGTTCGCTCGTCTCCCGGCTCGGCGCCGACGCCTGGCGGCCCGCACCGGGCGAGGAGGTGCTGCTGGCCGAGCCCGTGCGCCAGCTCGCCGCGTACTTCTCCGGTTCGCTGCGTCGCTTCGAGCTGCCGCTGGACTGGCGCCTCAGCTCCGGCTTCAACCGGCAGGTGCTCCAGGAGCTGGACCGTTCCGTGCCGTACGGAGCGGTCGTCGGCTACGGGGAACTGGCCGCCCGCGTCGGCCAGCCCGGCGCCGCGCAGGCCGTGGGCAACGCCATGGGTTCGAACCCGCTGCCGCTGGTCGTGGCCTGCCACCGGGTCGTGGAGAACGACGGGGGCATCGGGGGCTTCGGCGGCGGGGTCGAGACGAAGCGGCAGCTGCTCGCGCTGGAGGGCGTGCTCCCGCAGCCGCTGTTCTGAGCGTCAGCGCCGCGCCGGTATCCGTACTCCGGACCCCGGATACCCGGTTCCGCCGCGCGGTAAGGGGTGTCACACTTCCGCGGTGACTACTCCTGCCGCCGCACCCGGTCCCACCGCGTCCGCCCGCGCCCCGCACCCGTCCTCGCGAAGGGGGTGGACGGCGTGACCGCCTCGCCCGGCACGGACCGGCCCACAGTCGCGGCCACCGGCCCGGAGCTGGCCCGGCTGCAGCGCCGTACCACCGGCGTGCTCATCGCGAGCCAGGCTCTCGGCGGGCTCGGCGTGCCCATCAGCATCGCCCTGGCCCCCGTACTCGCGACCGAGGTCAGCGGCACCGAGGCCCTGTCCGGCCTCGCCTCCACCGCCGCGGTGATCGGTACGGCCCTGGTCTCCCTGCCGCTCGCCGCCCTGATGACCGCCCGCGGCCGCCGCCCGGGGCTCGTCCTCGCGTACGCGATCGGCGCGACCGGCGCCCTGCTCGTCGTCCTCGCCGCCACCGTCAAGAGCTTCCCGCTGCTGATGCTCGGCATGGCCGCCTTCGGCGCCGCCTCCTCCGCCAACCTGCAGGCCCGGTTCGCCGCCGCCGACCTGGCCGCCCCGGACCGCCGGGCCCGGGCGATCTCCGTCGTCGTGTGGGCGTCCACCATCGGCGCGGTGCTCGGCCCCAACCTGTCCGCCCCGGCCAGCCGCAGCTTCGCCGGGACCTCCATACCCGAGACGGCCGGCCCCTTCGTGTGGGCCGCCGCCGTCTTCCTGCTCACCGGCACGCTGATCGGCGTACTCCTGCGCCCGGACCCGCTGCTGACCGCCCGTGCGCTGGCCACGGCCGGGGAGCAGACCCGCGAGGGCCGCTCCCTGCGGGCCGGGATCGCCGCCGTCAAGGCCTCCCCGCGGGCCCGGCTCGCCCTCGTCACCGTCGCCGTGTCACACACCACCATGGTCTCGATCATGGTGATGACCCCGATGGACCTGGGCCACCACGGCGCCGGGCTGGAGCTCATCGGCCTGGTGATCAGCGGTCACATCGCGGGCATGTTCGCCTTCTCCCCCGTGATGGGGTGGCTCGCGGACCGGATCGGCCGGCTGTCCGTGATCGGCCTGGCGGCCGGGCTGCTCTCGGTCGCCGCCCTGCTCGCCGGCACGGCCGGGCCGCACCACGGCCAGACCGCGGCCGGCCTGTTCCTGCTCGGCCTCGGCTGGTCCGCCGGGATGGTGTCCGGCTCGGCGCTGCTGACGGACTCGGTGCCGCAGCCCGCGCGGGCCGCCGTACAGGGCCTGAGCGACCTGACGATGAACACGGCCGCGGGCGTCGGCGGCGCCGCCGCCGGCCTGGTCATGTCCCAGGCGAGCTACGGCTGGCTGAACGCCATCGGAGCCTGCCTGCTGCTGCCGATGGCGGCGCTCGCGCTGTTCACCGCGCGCCGCCACCCCGCTTCCGCGAAGGGCGTCAGCAGCTGATGTGGTAGGCCTTGCGGAGCGTCTCGTGCACGGTCCAGGTGGTCTTGTCGCCCTCCCGGAGCACGCAGGCGGAGCCGGGGCCCACCTCCAGGGTCTCTCCACCCTCGACCTCGATGGTGGCGCGGCCGCTGACCACGACGAACAGCTCGTCGGCCTCGGTGTCGGTGACCACGCCGGGGGTGATCTGCCAGATCCCGCGCAGCTGCCTGCCGTCCGGCGACTCCCAGAGCACCTTGCCCGTCACGACGGGCTCGCCGGAGACGATCTGCCCGGAGTCGAGGTCTTCGGCCTCCAGTTCGACGTCCGGTACGGAGACGGCGAAGGAGGCGGGGGCTGCGGAGGGTGCGGAGTGATCGCTGGTGCTCATGGCGCGCCAGCCTAATCCGGCCCGGCCGCGCGGCGCGGCGGCCAGAGCGTCCAGGAACCGCCGGCGCTACGGGGCACCCTGTCCAGTCAGGCCGCCGGGGGAACGGTACTCGGACAGGTTGTGACGGGTGGGACGGGAGCGCGTTTGGGGGCGCGGATCCCGTGCCATGGATGGGGACATGTCACTGCACACAGCAACTGCATCCCACTCCGGCGGACCGGTCCTGTCGGAAGAGGTACGCGAGGCGCTCGCCCGGCACCGGCCCGTCGTGGCCCTGGAGTCAACGATCATCGCGCACGGCCTGCCGCGTCCCCGCAATCTGGCGGTGGGGCTCGAACTGGAGGCGCTGGTCCGTTCGGAGGGCGCGGTTCCGGCGACGATCGCGGTCGTGGACGGGGTGGCCCACGCGGGCCTGGACAAGGACCAGCTGGAGCGGATCGCGGGCGGCGAGGGCGTACGCAAGCTCGGCCACCGGGACCTGGCGCCCGCGCTCGCGGCGGGGGCCACGGGGGCGACGACGGTGTCCGCGACCGCCTTCCTGGCGGCCCGGGCGGGACTTCGGGTCTTCGCCACGGGCGGGCTGGGCGGCGTGCACCGCGAGTGGGCGCAGACGCAGGACGAGTCGGCGGACCTGTCGCTGCTGGCGCGGACGCGGATCACGGTCGTGTGCGCGGGCGTGAAGTCGATCCTGGACGTGCCGGCCACCCTGCAGCGGCTGGAGACGCTGGGGGTGGGGGTGCTGGGGTACCGGACCCGGCGGTTCCCCGGCTTCTACCTGGCGGATTCCGGCGAGCCGGTGGACTGGACCGTGGAAGGGCCGGACGAGGTCGCGGCGGTGATGACCGCCCAGGACGCCCTGGGAGGCGTGGAGTCGGCGCTGCTGGTGGCCAATCCGGTGGCGGAGGCGGAGCAGCTGGATCCGGAGCTGCACGACCGGGTGCTGGCCGAGGCGCTCGCCGAGTGCCGCGAGCGCGGGATCACGGGGCAGGCGGTGACGCCGTTCCTGCTGGGGTTCCTGGTACGGGCGACGGCCGGGGCCTCGCTGGAGGCGAACCTGGCGGCGGTACGGGGCAACGTGCGGCTCGGGGCCAGGATCGCGGGGGCCTGGGCGGCCCGGGCATGACCACGTCGGGACCGGCCGTCCCGGGGGCGCTGCTGATCGTCGGGGACGTGGTGACCGATGTCGTGGCGATGCATCCCGAACCGCTGGCTCCGGCCACCGACACGGCCGCCCGGATCCGGACCCTGCCCGGTGGCGCAGGGGCCAACGCCGCCTGCTGGGCGGCCGTCACCGGGGCCGTGGAGGTACGGCTCCTGGCGCGGGTGGGCGCCGAGTCGGCGCGGTGGCACGAGCGGGCCCTGGTGGACGCGGGGGTGCGGCCGCGGCTGGTGATCGACCGGGAGGAGCCGACCGGGACGGTGGTCGCGCTGGTGGGCAAGGACGCGGAGCGGACCTTCCTGACCGACAGCGGGGCCGCGCTTCGGCTGTGTCCCGCCGACTGGACGCCGGCGCTGCTGGACGGGGTGGCCCATCTCCACCTGTCCGGGTACCTGTTCTTCGCCGACAGCAGCCGGGAGCTGGCGCTGGTCGCGCTGCGGGCGGCCCGGGCCCGGGGGGTGCCGGTGAGCGTGGATCCCGCCTCGGCCGGATTCCTGGCCGGGCTGGGCCCGGTGCGGTTCCTCGACGCGGTGGCGGGGGCCGACGTACTGCTGCCCAACGAGGCCGAGGCACGGCTGCTGGCCGGGCTGCCGGAGCCGGACGGGGTGGCCCGGGCGGCGGCGCGGCTGAGCCGCCGGGTTCCGCTGGTGGTGGTGACCCGGGGGGCGGCCGGGGCTCTGGTCGCCGAGCGGGGCCGGATCACCGCCGAGGTCAGGGCGGAACCGGCCGAGGCGGTGGACTCCACGGGGGCGGGGGACGCGTTCACCGGGGGGTTCCTGGCGGCACGGCTGGCGGGGGCGGATCCGGTGGAGGCGGCGCGGGCGGGCTGCCGTACCGCCGCGCTGGCGGTCTCCCGGCTGGGCGGAAGGCCGTAGCCCGGACCGCGGTGGCGGATGCCCCGGCCGTTGCCAGGGCCGCCGTGGCGGATGCCCTGGCGGATGCCCTGGCGGATGCCGTGGCCCGCGGCCCGTCAGCGGTCGCGGATGTCCGTCCATGCCGGGTGGCGGGGGTCGTCGGCCCTGACCAGCGCGTCGGCCTGCGCCGCCGGGTCGGTCTCGGCCTCGTAGCGGGCGAAGGCCGGGAGGGTCCAGCGTGCGGACTCCTCGGTGCGGCGGGCGAGCGCGCCCGGGGAGAGCCGGACGTGGACACTCAGGTCGAAGGGGAACCAGTGGCCCAGCAGCAGCGGTCCGTGCACGATCACCACGCCGCCGGGCGGGAGTTCGACGTACGGGCTGCGCGTCGCCCGGTCGGTCACCGGGTCCCACAGATCGGGCAGCACCCGCCCCGTCCCGCCGGGGTCGGTCGGGCCGAACACCTCCCGCCAGAGCGCGGCCGTGTCGTACCAGCCGCCGAGGTACGCGTCCACGTCCTGGCGGCCGAACTCGAAGCGGAGGGAGGCCGGCCGCAGGAAGCCCTCGGCCGGTACCACCAGGACCGCCCGTCCGCGCAGCCGCAGCGCCTCGGCGAGGTGTCCGGCGAGCACGCCGGTCCCGGCGGCCGGCGCTCCGTCGATGCCCACCCGCTGCCGGCCGTCCTGGCCGGTGTCGCGGTCGTCGAGGTGACCGGCGAGCCGCTCGGCCATCCGCTGCCATGTGATCGCTTCCAGCTGCACCGGCCCATTGTCACGCGGCGTGCTCCCGGCAGACGGCCGGGGGGATCCCGGCCGGCGCCGGGGCGGGTATGGAGAACGGGGTCAGGGCGGTCCCCGCGGGAAGCGCCGGGGTCACGTGGATCACGACCGGTTCACTGCCGAGGTTGTGGCCCAGGTGGATGTGCCCTATGCCCGCGGGCTCCACGAAGGCGGTCCCGGCACGGTGCACCACGACCGAGCGGTCGTGCAGGACGCGGGTCAGCGTCCCCGTGAGCACGACGGCGTTCAGCCGCACCCGGTGGTAGTGCCAGCCGGTGCAGCCGCCCGGAGGGATGACGACCTCCCGCGCCTCGGGGCCCCCTGCCGTGCGCGCCCTCGCCGGCCGGATCGTCATCGTCTTCTGCCCAACCATGTACACGTGTCCTCCTCGGTGGACCGGCCGTCGTCGACCCGGGCCCACGGTAAAAGGACCGCAGGTCATCGAGGAAGAGATGATCGAACATCAACCACCTTTCCGCACCAGGTGATAGGAGGTCCCGGCGGCGGTATCACACCCGTATGAGCCTGGTCGTCTTCGAGTCCGCGAAGCAGATCCACTGCGCCGAGTGCCGGCAGGGCCCGCTCCGGCACCTCGTGCGCGAGGCGGGCGTGCCGCGCTGCCTGGACTGCGCCGATCTCGGGCACCTGATCTACCTCCCGCGCGGGGACGCGGCGCTCACCCGCCGCTCCCGCGAGGCGAGTTCGCTCTCCGCCGTCGTCGTCCGCTTCAACAGGCGCCGTCGCCGCTACGAACGCCAGGGGCTCCTCGTCGAGGACGCCGCCCTGGCGGACGCGGAGCGTGCCTGCCTCGCGGACGCCGAGGCGCGGGCCCGGCGCCGGGAGCGCGAACGGCTGCGGCGCGCCGCGCAGGACATCCTGTTCACGGCGGCCTTCGCGGCCGAGATAGTGCGGTTGTTCCCCGGCTGCCCGGCCGACCGGGCCGTGGCGATCGCCACCCACGCCTCGGTGCGCGGAAGCGGCCGGGTGGGCCGCAGCGCGGCCGGCCGGGCCCTCGACGAACTGGCGGTCTCGTACGCGGTACGGGCGGCCGTGCGGCACACCGACACCGAGTACGACGCCCTGCTGATGGCCGGGGTCCCGCGCTTCGCGGCCCGGGCCCGGCTGGCCGCCCGGATCGACGCCATCCTGGACGGGTGGCGTACGAGCCCTAGTTGAGGCGGAAGCGGCGGTAGAGCAGCACCCCGCCGAGCAGCAGCGCTCCCCCGCCCGGCAGCAGGTAGCCGACGCCGTCGGCCCCGGTGTGGGCGAGCGCCTCGGTGTGCCGGGGCGGTGCGGGCGGGGCGGGCTGGGCAGGCGGTGCGGGCGGGGTCACGGGGTGCGAGGTGACGGGGGGCCGGACGGGCTCGGCTTCGCCGGGCGTCCCGCCGTTGACCGAGGTGTTGCCGTGAGAGCCGTTGCCGACGCCGACGACGCTCACCGCGTTGCCGCTGATGTTCAGCGGCAGGTCGACGGGGAGCTGGAGCCCGTTGCCGGACAGCACCCCCGGTGAATCCTTTCCGCGTCCTTCGGCACCGGCCC from Streptomyces sp. NBC_00190 harbors:
- a CDS encoding TerD family protein, which translates into the protein MTAELVRGQNHPVSHSRVEIRVSAGTPVLALASLSDEQGRLEGPGALAHPGARTLPGVRAPGELAERHTFAVDLDAVAPQVHRVGVLLVLPPGGPVRFGAVPSSYVAVADPEGAELAGYTLTGLDAETAVVALELYRRQGAWKVRAVGQGYADGLDALLADGGLAAPEATALAAAALATAAGTGQAGGTLSNRTSLAGDLRAPRTAAGAAAQAPAPTPEPQGPVPVSGVPYAGTPGPAPHPAPGGDTADSPPTISYAHPRRRRASTEPPEPAPQAAPPTEPGQFPQPVAGDASGWSMEERLYNQVWGMFEDLSRTVAAYRSAVDFADSRMDRELDEALSDPRHRLGGSGNAARDTARARREELVAQAQAVLDRDLAQLIAESEVVEPALPAAYARWDNPVWHDSRSNGLPEESPLALRLGDLHLPERPDLRIPMLMRLPLERGIWIDNGRTGSESAMAMDTDRLRRAAMDMAVAHAARLLAVHPGDRFAVHVIDAAGAGAASLAPLVRAGVLAAPPAAGAAGVTETLARLTRRVDLVQMAVRAGAPEDLPPDVDTADQLLLVHDFPHGFDDRAVTQLRYLADEGPAVGVHLLMVADRDEASAYGPLLDPLWRSLMRLSPVPDNHLADPWVHHAWTFEPDLPPQGSRVLEQALDRIAEARRRTRR
- a CDS encoding TerD family protein, which produces MTVNMTKGQAISLQKSDGGTLTAVRMGLGWQAAKRRGLFGSRTQEIDLDASAVLFADKQPVDVVFFRHLQSDDGSVRHTGDNLVGGVGQGGDDEAILVDLQRVPVHIDQIVFTVNSFTGQTFQEVQNAFCRIVDETNGQELARYTLDGGGQYTAQIMAKVSRSGAGWQMTALGNPANGRTFQDLMPAILPHL
- the uvrB gene encoding excinuclease ABC subunit UvrB, whose translation is MRPVSKIERTVAPFEVVSPYKPSGDQPTAIAELEKRIRAGEKDVVLLGATGTGKSATTAWMIEKLQRPTLVMAPNKTLAAQLANEFRELLPNNAVEYFVSYYDYYQPEAYVPQSDTYIEKDSSINEEVERLRHSATNSLLTRRDVIVVASVSCIYGLGTPQEYVDRMVSLKVGEEIDRDQLLRRFVDIQYTRNDVAFTRGTFRVRGDTIEIFPVYEELAVRIEMFGDEIEALSTLHPLTGEVISEDRELYVFPASHYVAGPERMEKAVRGIEAELAQRLAELEKQGKMLEAQRLRMRTTYDLEMMRQIGSCSGIENYSLHMDDREPGSAPNTLIDYFPEDFLLVIDESHVTVPQIGAMYEGDASRKRTLVDHGFRLPSALDNRPLKWEEFQERIGQTVYLSATPGKYELSRGDGFVEQIIRPTGLIDPEVVVKPTEGQIDDLVHEIRERVEKDERVLVTTLTKKMAEDLTDYFLELGIQVRYLHSDVDTLRRIELLRELRSGEFDVLVGINLLREGLDLPEVSLVAILDADKQGFLRSGTSLIQTIGRAARNVSGQVHMYADSITPAMAQAIDETNRRREKQVAYNTANGIDPQPLRKKINDIVATIAREELDTEQLLGTGYRQAADGKGAKAPVPALGGKAAQTKGKAGGKGAKGAAKGEVLTDRPAAELASLIEQMTERMRGAAAELQFEVAARIRDEVGELKKELRQMKEAGLA
- a CDS encoding glycerophosphodiester phosphodiesterase, translated to MYVRPAAAAAAAFLGFTLTLLGGTASYAATGPDSPTTARAALGGPVVYAHRGASAYAPENTLDSIDLAMRLGFEWVENDVQRTRDGELVVIHDDTLARTTDVEQVFPGRQPWRVKDFTAAEIARLDAGSWFGEEYWGARVPTLREYLDRVSRNQQRLLLEIKKPELYPGIEEQTLKVLDEAGWLDRRHVTQRLVVQSFSADSVRIVHGLRPDLVTAFLGTPAVADLPRYAQFTDRINPWHTTISADWVSAVHGLLGAHGKAMEVDTWIVDDAATARKVQAMGVDGIITNAPDVVQEAVGGY
- a CDS encoding methylated-DNA--[protein]-cysteine S-methyltransferase, with protein sequence MDSTERPRGPRLEWTVVASDIGPLLLAATPEGLVRVEFHAGPDRVDAMIGSLVSRLGADAWRPAPGEEVLLAEPVRQLAAYFSGSLRRFELPLDWRLSSGFNRQVLQELDRSVPYGAVVGYGELAARVGQPGAAQAVGNAMGSNPLPLVVACHRVVENDGGIGGFGGGVETKRQLLALEGVLPQPLF
- a CDS encoding MFS transporter — translated: MTASPGTDRPTVAATGPELARLQRRTTGVLIASQALGGLGVPISIALAPVLATEVSGTEALSGLASTAAVIGTALVSLPLAALMTARGRRPGLVLAYAIGATGALLVVLAATVKSFPLLMLGMAAFGAASSANLQARFAAADLAAPDRRARAISVVVWASTIGAVLGPNLSAPASRSFAGTSIPETAGPFVWAAAVFLLTGTLIGVLLRPDPLLTARALATAGEQTREGRSLRAGIAAVKASPRARLALVTVAVSHTTMVSIMVMTPMDLGHHGAGLELIGLVISGHIAGMFAFSPVMGWLADRIGRLSVIGLAAGLLSVAALLAGTAGPHHGQTAAGLFLLGLGWSAGMVSGSALLTDSVPQPARAAVQGLSDLTMNTAAGVGGAAAGLVMSQASYGWLNAIGACLLLPMAALALFTARRHPASAKGVSS
- a CDS encoding cupin domain-containing protein, with the translated sequence MSTSDHSAPSAAPASFAVSVPDVELEAEDLDSGQIVSGEPVVTGKVLWESPDGRQLRGIWQITPGVVTDTEADELFVVVSGRATIEVEGGETLEVGPGSACVLREGDKTTWTVHETLRKAYHISC
- a CDS encoding pseudouridine-5'-phosphate glycosidase, with translation MSLHTATASHSGGPVLSEEVREALARHRPVVALESTIIAHGLPRPRNLAVGLELEALVRSEGAVPATIAVVDGVAHAGLDKDQLERIAGGEGVRKLGHRDLAPALAAGATGATTVSATAFLAARAGLRVFATGGLGGVHREWAQTQDESADLSLLARTRITVVCAGVKSILDVPATLQRLETLGVGVLGYRTRRFPGFYLADSGEPVDWTVEGPDEVAAVMTAQDALGGVESALLVANPVAEAEQLDPELHDRVLAEALAECRERGITGQAVTPFLLGFLVRATAGASLEANLAAVRGNVRLGARIAGAWAARA
- a CDS encoding carbohydrate kinase family protein — protein: MTTSGPAVPGALLIVGDVVTDVVAMHPEPLAPATDTAARIRTLPGGAGANAACWAAVTGAVEVRLLARVGAESARWHERALVDAGVRPRLVIDREEPTGTVVALVGKDAERTFLTDSGAALRLCPADWTPALLDGVAHLHLSGYLFFADSSRELALVALRAARARGVPVSVDPASAGFLAGLGPVRFLDAVAGADVLLPNEAEARLLAGLPEPDGVARAAARLSRRVPLVVVTRGAAGALVAERGRITAEVRAEPAEAVDSTGAGDAFTGGFLAARLAGADPVEAARAGCRTAALAVSRLGGRP